A region from the Rosa rugosa chromosome 6, drRosRugo1.1, whole genome shotgun sequence genome encodes:
- the LOC133715003 gene encoding TMV resistance protein N-like, with protein MAAASSLSSGGRWNYDVFLSFRGQDTRKIFVGHLHKALDLKAINAFIDSEDLCRGNDLSELLRAIEDSRLSIVVFSQHYASSTWCLKELVKILECVAVKKQLVVPIYYEVDPSDIRKLKGSFAEAFVKHEQDSNAGMDKVNRWKIALIEASNLSGWDS; from the coding sequence ATGGCTGCTGCTTCATCTCTATCATCTGGTGGCCGTTGGAACTATGATGTGTTCCTCAGTTTTAGAGGTCAGGACACTCGCAAGATCTTTGTGGGCCATCTCCACAAAGCTCTTGATCTGAAAGCAATCAACGCATTTATAGACTCTGAAGATCTCTGCAGAGGCAACGACCTTTCAGAATTGCTCAGGGCTATTGAAGACTCTAGGCTTTCTATCGTAGTTTTCTCCCAACATTATGCTTCTTCCACATGGTGTTTGAAAGAACTGGTTAAGATACTTGAATGCGTGGCTGTGAAGAAGCAGCTAGTGGTGCCCATTTACTATGAAGTAGATCCATCTGATATCCGCAAACTGAAGGGAAGCTTTGCCGAGGCTTTTGTGAAACATGAGCAAGATTCTAATGCCGGCATGGACAAGGTGAATAGGTGGAAGATTGCTCTAATTGAAGCCAGCAATCTATCTGGCTGGGATTCATGA
- the LOC133714033 gene encoding uncharacterized protein LOC133714033 gives MGRRKQNRPHRSGGIVLESQATAGRGELDEGRLLNGQTQKNDIDEVDRPYFVEVDRSNWGSDEHLDIAEVVLTDLTFGEGFCSDVVSGGLNCDSYSLRFRLSNVKEFIGRIKLGHWPLLSSADISLEFVKACSSEDMDMEKDTCSVILSGSFDGPDEGISGLVHLASLKFMTLRPALSIGFVNDTSTIRVRVEILKSAFNACESLLDNTRQVWKKSMMNVMAWLHPEVVTSEARYGVSRSTDMEIDSHTDTGHANSNHSKHARFDVAGFYEAIKPSKADAMLQDVLPDLLPELKPYQRRAAYWMVQREKSDAQSLAQEAKSQFMSPLCLPLQFLDRCSKMFYNPFSGNVSLDQEHFSTYVSGGILADEMGMGKTVELLACIFAHQKSADEDPIFADAEIQDTEDLKIKLKRLKRERVECICGAVSESISYRGLWVQCDICDAWQHADCVGYSPRGKTIKSNEASNQKEHDKSSVVKNYTRKKNTATIDVRDEEYICQLCSELIQATNSPVATGATLIICPASILPQWYSEIMRHTRSGSLKTCVYEGVREASFSNTSVIDISELISADIVLTTYDVLKADLSHDSDRHEGDRRLMRFQKRYPVVPTILTRIFWWRICLDEAQMVESNAGAATEMAMRLYAKHHWCITGTPIQRKLDDLYGLLRFLKACPFNASRWWIEVIRDPYERRDAGAMEFTHKFFKEIMWRSSKVHVADELQLPPQEECLSWLTLSPVEEHFYQRQHETCVSYAREVIEHMKDDIMKRKVRGCSAAKSSDSFITHAEAGKLLNTLLKLRQASCHPQVGSSGLRSLQQSPMTMEEILMVLVSKTKIEGEEALRRLVVALNGLAGIAVIEQNFTQAVSLYKESLTLAEEHTEDFRLDPLLNIHIHHNLAEILPLATSCSPSKGQHIPGKMGPCDEHVAKRRKLGGEDNSSENDVSNAQEYNNSHASCSSFTDVSLRTVCDNLKQKYLSAFSSKLFMTQQEFKKSYTQVCSTISEIKDVSTVWWLEALLHAEKNNDISSLLIRKIEEALIGTLNNSKSSRIPSRLRSISALKYHMQTGLDQLEESRKLLLDRLLEIDQTMEKPKEEDIQRVRYCRNCKANDGGPLCVLCEVDELFRGYEARLFRLEKISGGIATSAEEAVDLQKKNSELNRFYQNLSQPIKDSTSSKSNQESKKRDVGKVVVSKSPSELEVVLGVIKSHCKAHLGKEGISEATKHLHILEGMRKEYGHARSLAIAQAQILQAYDEINMATTRLRLSEDENDKSLDVLSEDELPSANVLYTSEKFASLSLLSCIKGKLRYLKGLVEAKQKMPFGSPNHSSVTGEEATILTSTEQRNECVPTGDKETCPVCQEQLTIRKMVFPCGHLTCCKCLFAITERLLNGKKVQDKWVKCPTCRQHTDVANIAFADDGQSESCGSAGLHAIQSREECEASIIVQGSYGTKIEAVTRRILWIKSTDPEAKVLVFSSWNDVLDVLEHAFIANGITFIRMKGGRKSQVAISEFKGEKRSLTGNHKLHGRNPEGRSIQVLLLLIQHGANGLNLLEAKHVILIEPLLNPAAEAQAISRVHRIGQKNKTLAHRFIVKGTVEESIYKLNKSRNSTAFISGNTKNQDQPLLTLKDIEALFSTVPSLPVPETDVRPTESETLRHLPPSVAAAIAAEKRLKEQHSCSS, from the exons GGCAGGGGAGAATTGGATGAGGGGAGGCTTTTAAATGGACAAACGCAAAAGAATGACATAGATGAAGTTGATAGACCGTATTTTGTGGAAGTTGATCGGTCTAATTGGGGATCAGATGAGCACCTTGATATTGCTGAAGTGGTTTTAACAGATTTGACTTTCGGAGAAGGGTTTTGCAGTGATGTTGTTAGTGGGGGTTTGAATTGCGATAGTTATTCCTTAAGGTTCCGGTTATCTAATGTGAAGGAGTTCATTGGTCGTATTAAGCTTGGTCATTGGCCTTTGTTGTCCTCTGCTGATATATCTTTGGAATTCGTTAAAGCATGTTCAAGCGAGGATATGGACATGGAGAAGGACACGTGCTCAGTAATCTTGTCAGGGAGTTTTGATGGACCAGATGAAGGTATTTCTGGTCTGGTACACTTGGCAAGTTTGAAGTTTATGACACTGAGGCCAGCTCTGTCCATTGGGTTTGTGAATGATACGTCAACCATCAGGGTCAGGGTGGAGATACTTAAGAGTGCATTTAATGCTTGTGAGTCACTTCTGGACAATACTAGGCAAGTGTGGAAAAAGAGTATGATGAATGTCATGGCTTGGCTACACCCAGAAGTAGTGACTTCCGAGGCTAGGTATGGAGTCAGTAGATCAACAGACATGGAAATTGATTCGCATACTGACACTGGACATGCTAATTCAAATCATAGTAAACATGCAAGGTTTGATGTTGCTGGGTTCTATGAAGCCATTAAACCCTCAAA AGCAGATGCAATGCTTCAAGATGTCCTGCCTGATTTGCTTCCTGAATTGAAACCATATCAGCGCCGTGCAGCTTACTGGATGGTACAGAGGGAGAAAAGCGATGCACAAAGTCTGGCCCAAGAGGCCAAAAGTCAGTTCATGTCGCCTTTATGTTTGCCCTTGCAATTTCTCGACAGATGTTCAAAAATGTTCTACAACCCATTCAG TGGAAATGTTTCGCTGGACCAAGAGCATTTTTCAACGTACGTCTCTGGTGGTATTCTTGCTG ATGAGATGGGCATGGGGAAAACTGTTGAACTTCTCGCTTGCATCTTTGCTCATCAGAAGTCAGCAGATGAAGACCCCATATTTGCTGATGCTGAAATTCAAGATACTGAGGATCTGAAAATAAAGCTTAAAAGATTAAAAAGGGAGCGAGTTGAATGTATATGTGGAGCTGTGAGTGAAAGTATCAGTTACAGAGGACTATGGGTACAGTGCGACATATGTGATGCATGGCAACATGCCGATTGTGTGGGCTATTCACCTAGAGGAAAGACTATAAAATCCAACGAGGCTTCTAACCAAAAAGAACATGATAAGAGTTCGGTGGTTAAGAATTATACTAGAAAGAAGAATACAGCCACAATAGATGTGAGAGATGAGGAATATATATGCCAGCTGTGCTCAGAACTGATACAGGCCACTAATTCTCCTGTTGCTACTGGTGCCACTCTTATAATCTGTCCAGCTTCTATATTGCCCCAGTGGTATTCTGAAATTATGCG CCATACGCGTTCAGGTTCTTTAAAGACTTGCGTCTATGAAGGTGTAAGAGAGGCATCTTTTTCAAACACATCTGTGATTGATATCAGTGAACTCATCAGTGCTGACATTGTGTTGACAACATATGATGTGCTTAAAGCGGACCTGTCACATGACTCTGATAGGCATGAAGGTGATCGACGCTTAATGAGATTCCAAAAGAG ATACCCTGTTGTTCCAACTATTCTTACCAGAATATTCTGGTGGAGAATTTGTTTGGATGAGGCTCAGATGGTGGAGAGTAATGCTGGTGCTGCAACAGAAATGGCTATGCGACTGTATGCGAAGCATCATTGGTGCATAACGGGGACTCCTATACAACGTAAACTTGATGACTTATATGGACTTCTACGGTTTCTTAAAGCATGCCCTTTCAATGCTTCCAGGTGGTGGATTGAAGTTATACGAGATCCATATGAG AGGAGAGATGCAGGAGCTATGGAATTTACACATAAATTCTTTAAAGAAATCATGTGGCGATCTTCAAAAGTGCATGTTGCAGATGAGTTGCAGCTTCCACCTCAGGAAGAATGTCTCTCTTGGCTCACTTTATCTCCAGTTGAAGAGCATTTTTACCAGAGGCAACATGAAACTTGTGTGAGTTATGCCCGAGAAGTCATTGAACATATGAAAGATGATATTATGAAGAGAAAAGTCAGAG GATGCTCAGCAGCTAAATCATCAGATTCTTTCATCACACATGCGGAGGCAGGAAAGCTGCTGAACACACTTCTGAAGCTTCGCCAAGCCAGCTGTCACCCTCAAGTAGGAAGCTCAGGACTGCGTTCTCTCCAACAGTCTCCCATGACTATGGAGGAAATATTAATG GTTCTTGTAAGTAAAACCAAGATAGAAGGAGAGGAAGCTCTCAGAAGGTTAGTTGTTGCTCTTAATGGGCTCGCTGGGATAGCTGTAATTGAGCAAAATTTTACTCAAGCTGTATCACTGTATAAGGAATCGTTGACTTTAGCTGAAGAGCACACTGAGGATTTCCGCCTGGATCCTTTGTTGAATATTCACATTCATcataatcttgccgaaatactTCCATTAGCAACAAGCTGCTCCCCTTCAAAAGGACAACATATTCCTGGAAAAATGGGCCCCTGTGATGAACATGTAGCAAAGAGGCGAAAACTGGGTGGGGAAGATAACTCATCAGAGAATGACGTATCTAATGCTCAAGAATATAATAACTCCCATGCATCATGTAGTTCCTTCACTGACGTATCTTTGAGAACAGTCTGTGACAATCTTAAACAAAAGTACTTATCTGCATTCAGTTCAAAGTTATTCATGACTCAGCAAGAGTTTAAGAAGTCTTACACCCAG GTTTGTAGCACAATTAGTGAGATCAAAGATGTAAGTACAGTCTGGTGGCTGGAAGCCCTTCTTCATGCTGAAAAGAATAATGACATTTCTAGTCTGTTGATCAGAAAGATTGAAGAGGCGCTCATAGGAACTCTAAACAATTCAAAGTCATCTAGAATTCCATCTCG TTTACGAAGCATAAGCGCTCTAAAGTATCACATGCAGACCGGTTTGGACCAACTAGAAGAATCTAGGAAACTGTTACTTGATCGACTTTTAGAAATTGATCAGACAATGGAGAAGCCAAAAGAGGAGGATATCCAGCGTGTGAGATACTGTCGAAATTGCAAAGCTAATGATGGTGGTCCCTTATGTGTTCTTTGTGAAGTAGAtgaattatttcgg GGATATGAAGCAAGGCTCTTTCGTCTTGAGAAAATATCCGGAGGGATTGCTACCTCTGCTGAAGAGGCTGTGGATTTGCAGAAGAAGAACTCTGAACTTAATCGTTTCTATCAGAATTTATCACAGCCAATTAAGGATTCAACGTCATCCAAATCTAATCAAGAATCGAAGAAGAGAGatgttggaaaagttgtg GTTTCAAAATCCCCATCTGAATTAGAGGTTGTTCTTGGAGTTATAAAAAGCCATTGCAAGGCCCATTTAGGAAAGGAAGGTATATCAGAAGCTACCAAGCACCTACACATTCTTGAG GGCATGCGCAAGGAGTATGGGCATGCAAGATCCTTGGCAATAGCTCAAGCTCAGATTCTGCAAGCTTATGATGAAATTAATATGGCAACTACAAGGTTGCGCCTGAGTGAAGATGAGAATGATAAATCTCTTGATGTATTAAGTGAAGATGAATTACCTTCAGCTAACGTTTTATACACCAGTGAAAAGTTCGCATCCTTGAGCTTGTTGTCTTGTATAAAAGGGAAGCTTCGTTATTTGAAG GGTTTGGTAGAAGCTAAACAAAAAATGCCATTTGGAAGTCCAAATCATTCCTCAGTAACTGGAGAGGAAGCCACCATATTGACTTCTACAGAACAGAGAAATGAATGTGTACCTACAGGTGATAAAGAAACGTGCCCAGTTTGTCAAGAACAGTTAACCATTCGAAAGATGGTTTTCCCTTGTGGACATCTTACTTGCTGTAAAT GTTTATTTGCAATTACTGAGAGACTACTAAATGGGAAAAAGGTTCAAGATAAGTGGGTAAAATGCCCAACATGTCGACAGCACACTGATGTTGCAAATATTGCTTTTGCTGATGATGGACAAAGTGAATCTTGTGGTTCTGCTGGGCTTCATGCAATCCAAAGTCGTGAAGAGTGTGAAGCATCTATTATAGTTCAAGGTTCATATGGAACAAAG ATTGAAGCAGTTACAAGAAGAATTCTGTGGATAAAGTCTACCGATCCAGAGGCTAAAGTTCTTGTTTTCTCAAGCTGGAATGATGTCCTTGACGTATTGGAGCATGCCTTCATTGCTAATGGCATTACCTTTATAAGGATGAAAGGAGGAAG GAAATCACAAGTTGCCATTAGTGAATTTAAAGGAGAAAAGAGAAGCTTAACAGGAAATCACAAGTTGCATGGCCGAAACCCAGAAGGAAGATCTATTCAAGTGTTGCTGCTCTTAATTCAACATGGGGCGAATGGCCTCAATCTGTTGGAAGCGAAGCATGTTATTCTTATTGAGCCTCTTCTCAATCCAGCAGCAGAAGCACAAGCCATCAGCAGGGTACACCGTATCGGACAGAAAAATAAGACCCTCGCTCATCGTTTCATA GTTAAAGGCACAGTTGAAGAGAGCATATACAAGCTCAACAAAAGCAGGAACAGCACTGCCTTCATTAGTGGTAACACAAAAAACCAAGATCAGCCCTTATTGACACTGAAAGACATCGAGGCCTTATTTTCAACAGTGCCATCATTACCTGTACCAGAGACTGATGTAAGGCCAACTGAAAGTGAAACTCTAAGACATTTGCCACCTTCTGTGGCTGCCGCCATTGCAGCTGAGAAGCGGCTCAAGGAGCAGCATTCATGTTCTTCATGA
- the LOC133715002 gene encoding uncharacterized protein LOC133715002, which yields MEFSVCHKNAQYLCYSNPICKTKRPSTLPCQISPRRNVSRTSWGLRTPASSLMQQRVHDHRRSAVVVGCANKGCSTGMAGEIERELEAEMRPEEGAEWLGVGRLRDKCGEGRGGAVELLECLEREAIMGEDEGKEPNDYNRRAQIFYKSARVFQALRESASNE from the coding sequence ATGGAATTTTCTGTGTGTCACAAGAATGCACAATACTTGTGCTATTCTAACCCCATATGCAAAACCAAACGCCCTTCAACTCTACCATGCCAAATCAGCCCTCGTCGGAATGTATCGAGGACCAGTTGGGGATTGAGAACTCCGGCATCGAGCTTAATGCAGCAACGAGTGCATGACCATAGGAGATCAGCTGTGGTAGTAGGATGCGCAAACAAGGGTTGTTCAACAGGGATGGCAGGCGAGATAGAAAGAGAACTGGAGGCTGAGATGCGACCGGAAGAAGGAGCTGAGTGGTTGGGAGTAGGAAGGCTGAGAGACAAGTGTGGAGAAGGCAGAGGAGGAGCCGTGGAGCTGTTGGAGTGTTTGGAAAGGGAAGCAATTATGGGTGAAGACGAAGGCAAAGAACCAAACGACTACAACAGGAGGGCTCAAATCTTCTACAAAAGTGCAAGAGTTTTCCAGGCTCTTCGAGAGAGTGCTAGTAATGAGTAA